TAAAGAGCAGCGCCATCTGGAAATCATTCTCGACGAATTTGAGCGCACTTTTCCGCAGTGCTTCTTTGCCGTTTACCTTGGCGCTCTGCCACCCACGATCTCGGCTCGTGATCTGGGCTTCTGGCTGATCAATCACGGGGCCTTTCACACGCGTGAGATGGCCAAGAGGAATGACTTCGGCTGCGCCTTGGTTATTGACGATAGTCGTGAAACCTTGGCTTTGACGGTCGGATACGCTCTGGAAGGACATTTGAGCGAGGCTGAGCTTCAACGCATCCTTAAACAGTCCTGCATGCTTTTGGAAGGCCGTCATTTTGGCGCGGCGATTGAGCGTGTGGTCGAGCTGACTCAGCAAACGTTGAGCAAGGCGGCTCAACCGCGCCCTGAAACGGCGCCCAACAATTTAGGGCGGGTCAATGCGGATCTCGGGGAGATTGGCTTGCAGCCTCTACGGGCGGCGCATCGTCCTGCGCGCCAGGACGTCTCGCGAGGGCATCCGTCATGAATTCGATCCTCCAACGCACAAAGCTGCTGCCAATCTTCGTGATGGCATGCGTCTGCAGGGTCGGGGCGGATGAAGAGCCGCCTCTGCCGACCTGGGATTTTCCGCTTCGTGCGGATC
This genomic window from Prosthecobacter debontii contains:
- a CDS encoding TPM domain-containing protein; the protein is MNCPHCSAVLASDAGECRNCGFSVRSIRALLGAEWVRLERLTDNGNCLSLKEQRHLEIILDEFERTFPQCFFAVYLGALPPTISARDLGFWLINHGAFHTREMAKRNDFGCALVIDDSRETLALTVGYALEGHLSEAELQRILKQSCMLLEGRHFGAAIERVVELTQQTLSKAAQPRPETAPNNLGRVNADLGEIGLQPLRAAHRPARQDVSRGHPS